One stretch of Toxoplasma gondii ME49 chromosome XI, whole genome shotgun sequence DNA includes these proteins:
- a CDS encoding vacuolar ATP synthase subunit C, putative (encoded by transcript TGME49_315620): protein MLGSSEGGARGCPYWIVACNTDETHSAEQIFSSLKHAVLGSRNALCDEACLLDIPHLKFGTFDDLIRSVDILQKQDAYVESVIRRIERQAVEIDPDCELKVVWQRHSLTVDQYIRRFQWDDAKFPRLRAIPENLDALVQSVTKTDDEVRAKVAVWQEVRQQMANSASGKKTGPATYFQRDLIDVLSPDTVRDDDFLVTEHLTTAVVVVPRGQEREWEQSYESLDAFVVPRSSRKFNVAEDADGNALWRVILFTSHLQAFRQAAQAKKFVVRDFHYSPQAYKETVLARSRVEAEKTKQETFLSRVCFAAFSDIFVAWMHLKVMRTFCEAVLRFGVPPEYAAFVLRPVSEAKEKKLRHELDKLFSPKGGFGNSYFSGKDDPGSDDEDFYPYIWLALQPFGSHRASA from the coding sequence ATGTTGGGGTCGTCGGAGGGCGGCGCGCGCGGGTGTCCGTACTGGATCGTTGCATGCAATACGGACGAGACGCACAGCGCCGAGCAGATTTTCAGTTCCCTGAAGCACGCGGTCTTGGGCTCTCGCAACGCGCTGTGCGACGAGGCCTGTCTGTTGGACATTCCTCATTTGAAGTTCGGGACTTTTGACGACTTGATTCGCTCCGTCGACAttctgcagaagcaggaCGCCTACGTGGAGAGTGTGATTCGGCGCATCGAGCGCCAGGCCGTGGAGATCGACCCCGACTGCGAGTTGAAAGTCGTTTGGCAGCGGCACTCGCTCACGGTCGACCAGTACATTCGGCGTTTTCAGTGGGATGACGCCAAGTTTCCGCGGCTCCGCGCCATCCCAGAAAACCTCGACGCGCTCGTGCAGTCCGTGACCAAGACCGACGACGAAGTGCGAGCGAAAGTAGCAGTCTGGCAGGAGGTGAGGCAGCAGATGGCGAACTCGGCATCGGGCAAGAAGACAGGTCCTGCGACTTACTTCCAGCGAGACTTGATCGACGTCTTGTCTCCAGACACGGTCCGCGACGACGACTTCTTGGTGACAGAACACTTGACAACGGCGGTGGTCGTCGTCCCCAGGGGTCAGGAGCGAGAGTGGGAACAGAGCTACGAGAGTCTGGACGCGTTCGTCGTACCGCGTAGCTCGCGAAAGTTCAACGTCGCggaggacgcagacggaAACGCGCTCTGGAGAGTGATTCTCTTCACCTCTCACCTCCAGGCGTTCCGACAGGcggcgcaggcgaagaaatTCGTCGTCCGGGACTTCCACTACAGCCCGCAGGCGTACAAGGAGACGGTGCTCGCGCGGTCACGCgtcgaggcggagaagacgaagcaagaAACCTTCCTCAGTCGTGTCTGCTTCGCGGCCTTCTCAGACATCTTCGTCGCCTGGATGCACCTCAAAGTCATGCGGACCTTCTGCGAAGCGGTGCTCAGATTCGGAGTCCCTCCCGAGTACGCCGCCTTCGTCCTCCGTCCTGTGagcgaagcgaaggaaaagaaacttCGACACGAACTGGACAAACTGTTCTCGCCCAAAGGAGGCTTCGGGAACAGCTACTTCTCAGGCAAAGACGACCCTGgaagcgacgacgaagacttCTATCCCTACATCTGGCTCGCGCTTCAGCCTTTCGGCAGTCACCGCGCATCCGCTTGA